In Candidatus Dormiibacterota bacterium, the genomic stretch CGCGCCAGCGCCCCCGCATCCAGGGTGCGCACGCGCTCTGCCGCCGATTCCTCGACCACCGCCGATGCCGCCGGCGGAGGCGCCTCGGCCCGCAGCCGGAGCGCCGCCTCGGCGGCGCGGTGGGCGAAGACCACCGACTCGAGCAGGCTGTTGCTGGCCAGGCGGTTGGCCCCGTGGACCCCGCTGCTGGCCACCTCGCCGCAGGCGTAGAGACCCTCGACGGTGGTGGCCCCGCTCAGGTCGGCGCGCACCCCTCCGATCAGGTAGTGGGCCGCCGGCGCGATCGGGATGAGATCGCGGCTGATGTCGATCCCGAAA encodes the following:
- a CDS encoding FAD-binding protein, whose translation is FGIDISRDLIPIAPAAHYLIGGVRADLSGATTVEGLYACGEVASSGVHGANRLASNSLLESVVFAHRAAEAALRLRAEAPPPAASAVVEESAAERVRTLDAGALARRDERLRDAMWDGAGLVRDAGGLRAARDLAAGIRAECEADGSVAATGLRARALTATLVCDSALAREESRGSHLRDDFPDSGDEWLGIWVTDRNRGLRFDSNARTHN